The following coding sequences are from one Mastomys coucha isolate ucsf_1 unplaced genomic scaffold, UCSF_Mcou_1 pScaffold9, whole genome shotgun sequence window:
- the Rnase13 gene encoding probable inactive ribonuclease-like protein 13, with product MAPDVAWLLVLQLVLRPTLVTGITMQTAIKNFRTLHVDYPMVNYPKGFHGYCNGLMAYVRGKLQDWYCPKIHYVVHAPLESIQKFCKYSESFCENYNEYCTLTQSSFPITVCTLGHQQAPTSCSYNSTLTNQRLYLLCSRKHDAEPIGVIGLY from the coding sequence ATGGCACCAGATGTGGCCTGGCTCCTTGTCCTCCAGCTTGTCTTGCGGCCAACTCTGGTGACAGGCATCACAATGCAGACGGCCATCAAGAACTTCCGAACCTTGCATGTTGACTACCCCATGGTTAACTACCCGAAGGGTTTCCACGGATACTGTAACGGCCTCATGGCCTACGTGAGAGGCAAACTGCAGGACTGGTACTGCCCTAAGATCCACTATGTGGTCCATGCCCCCTTGGAAAGCATCCAGAAGTTCTGCAAATACAGCGAGAGCTTCTGTGAAAACTACAATGAGTACTGCACCCTCACTCAGAGCTCCTTCCCCATCACAGTCTGCACCTTGGGCCATCAACAGGCACCAACCAGCTGTAGCTACAACAGCACTCTGACCAACCAGAGGCTGTACTTGCTCTGCTCCCGCAAGCATGATGCTGAGCCAATAGGTGTCATTGGCCTTTACTAG
- the Tppp2 gene encoding tubulin polymerization-promoting protein family member 2 isoform X4, with product MYTVTSQCFFSAFFTHFCLPVATPSPQSSDSHIAAHTCIQRHRHQLGSQPHSLLPLPHSHPHPQPQQLTMASEAERAFHRFAVFGESSSSGNEITNKNFSKLCKDCGIMDGKAVTSTDVDIVFSKVKAKNARTINFQQFKEAMKELGQKLFKGKNPDEALEDVFKLMEGKDPATTGVTKATTVGGVDRLTDTTSSGLVLSGYTNKSPKLNLFSSD from the exons ATGTATACTGTGACATCACAgtgtttcttttctgctttcttcacCCATTTTTGTCTCCCTGTTGCCACGCCTTCTCCCCAGTCATCTGACTCCCACATAGCTGCACACACTTGTATACAAAGGCACAGACACCAGCTGGGCTCCCAG CCCCATTCCctactgcccctcccccactcccacccccacccccagccccagcaacTGACCATGGCCTCAGAAGCAGAAAGAGCATTCCATCGATTTGCTGTCTTTGGAGAATCGTCCAGCAGTGGCAATGAAATTACCAACAAGAACTTCTCCAAACTCTGTAAAGACTGTGGCATCATGGACGGCAAGGCAGTGACCTCCACAGATGTGGACATTGTGTTCAGCAAAGTGAA GGCCAAGAATGCCAGAACCATCAACTTCCAACAGTTTAAAGAGGCAATGAAGGAGCTGGGCCAAAAGCTCTTCAAGGGGAAGAACCCAGATGAGGCTCTGGAAGATGTTTTTAAACTCATGGAAGGCAAGGACCCTGCCACCACCGGTGTTACT AAAGCAACGACGGTGGGTGGAGTAGACCGGTTGACGGACACCA CCTCCTCGGGACTGGTTCTTTCTGGCTACACAAACAAGAGCCCCAAATTAAATCTATTCTCCTCGGACTGA
- the Tppp2 gene encoding tubulin polymerization-promoting protein family member 2 isoform X2, giving the protein MYTVTSQCFFSAFFTHFCLPVATPSPQSSDSHIAAHTCIQRHRHQLGSQPHSLLPLPHSHPHPQPQQLTMASEAERAFHRFAVFGESSSSGNEITNKNFSKLCKDCGIMDGKAVTSTDVDIVFSKVKAKNARTINFQQFKEAMKELGQKLFKGKNPDEALEDVFKLMEGKDPATTGVTKATTVGGVDRLTDTSKYTGSHKERFDESGKGKGIEGREETTDNSGYVSGYKGAGTYDKKSQ; this is encoded by the exons ATGTATACTGTGACATCACAgtgtttcttttctgctttcttcacCCATTTTTGTCTCCCTGTTGCCACGCCTTCTCCCCAGTCATCTGACTCCCACATAGCTGCACACACTTGTATACAAAGGCACAGACACCAGCTGGGCTCCCAG CCCCATTCCctactgcccctcccccactcccacccccacccccagccccagcaacTGACCATGGCCTCAGAAGCAGAAAGAGCATTCCATCGATTTGCTGTCTTTGGAGAATCGTCCAGCAGTGGCAATGAAATTACCAACAAGAACTTCTCCAAACTCTGTAAAGACTGTGGCATCATGGACGGCAAGGCAGTGACCTCCACAGATGTGGACATTGTGTTCAGCAAAGTGAA GGCCAAGAATGCCAGAACCATCAACTTCCAACAGTTTAAAGAGGCAATGAAGGAGCTGGGCCAAAAGCTCTTCAAGGGGAAGAACCCAGATGAGGCTCTGGAAGATGTTTTTAAACTCATGGAAGGCAAGGACCCTGCCACCACCGGTGTTACT AAAGCAACGACGGTGGGTGGAGTAGACCGGTTGACGGACACCAGTAAGTATACCGGAAGCCACAAGGAGCGCTTTGATGAGAGTGGTAAGGGAAAAGGTATTGAAGGACGGGAAGAGACCACTGACAACTCAGGTTACGTGAGTGGCTACAAGGGAGCTGGCACTTATGACAAGAAAAGCCAGTAG
- the Tppp2 gene encoding tubulin polymerization-promoting protein family member 2 isoform X1, whose product MYTVTSQCFFSAFFTHFCLPVATPSPQSSDSHIAAHTCIQRHRHQLGSQPHSLLPLPHSHPHPQPQQLTMASEAERAFHRFAVFGESSSSGNEITNKNFSKLCKDCGIMDGKAVTSTDVDIVFSKVKAKNARTINFQQFKEAMKELGQKLFKGKNPDEALEDVFKLMEGKDPATTGVTKATTVGGVDRLTDTNSQEVNLERGSWTSCPVSPSGFYTLHDWGWDCLFPCHLSKTEITGDQGTLGRTGKVI is encoded by the exons ATGTATACTGTGACATCACAgtgtttcttttctgctttcttcacCCATTTTTGTCTCCCTGTTGCCACGCCTTCTCCCCAGTCATCTGACTCCCACATAGCTGCACACACTTGTATACAAAGGCACAGACACCAGCTGGGCTCCCAG CCCCATTCCctactgcccctcccccactcccacccccacccccagccccagcaacTGACCATGGCCTCAGAAGCAGAAAGAGCATTCCATCGATTTGCTGTCTTTGGAGAATCGTCCAGCAGTGGCAATGAAATTACCAACAAGAACTTCTCCAAACTCTGTAAAGACTGTGGCATCATGGACGGCAAGGCAGTGACCTCCACAGATGTGGACATTGTGTTCAGCAAAGTGAA GGCCAAGAATGCCAGAACCATCAACTTCCAACAGTTTAAAGAGGCAATGAAGGAGCTGGGCCAAAAGCTCTTCAAGGGGAAGAACCCAGATGAGGCTCTGGAAGATGTTTTTAAACTCATGGAAGGCAAGGACCCTGCCACCACCGGTGTTACT AAAGCAACGACGGTGGGTGGAGTAGACCGGTTGACGGACACCA ATTCACAAGAAGTCAATCTAGAAAGGGGCTCATGGACCTCCTGCCCAGTTTCTCCCAGTGGTTTTTATACCTTACATGACTGGGGCTGGGACTGCCTCTTCCCCTGCCACCTGAGTAAAACAGAGATAACAGGGGACCAAGGGACCTTGGGAAGGACAGGAAAGGTCATTTGA
- the Tppp2 gene encoding tubulin polymerization-promoting protein family member 2 isoform X3 has product MYTVTSQCFFSAFFTHFCLPVATPSPQSSDSHIAAHTCIQRHRHQLGSQPHSLLPLPHSHPHPQPQQLTMASEAERAFHRFAVFGESSSSGNEITNKNFSKLCKDCGIMDGKAVTSTDVDIVFSKVKAKNARTINFQQFKEAMKELGQKLFKGKNPDEALEDVFKLMEGKDPATTGVTKATTVGGVDRLTDTSPAFSKVGRKEPSFFMKNKVFTFDQGFASVSSYS; this is encoded by the exons ATGTATACTGTGACATCACAgtgtttcttttctgctttcttcacCCATTTTTGTCTCCCTGTTGCCACGCCTTCTCCCCAGTCATCTGACTCCCACATAGCTGCACACACTTGTATACAAAGGCACAGACACCAGCTGGGCTCCCAG CCCCATTCCctactgcccctcccccactcccacccccacccccagccccagcaacTGACCATGGCCTCAGAAGCAGAAAGAGCATTCCATCGATTTGCTGTCTTTGGAGAATCGTCCAGCAGTGGCAATGAAATTACCAACAAGAACTTCTCCAAACTCTGTAAAGACTGTGGCATCATGGACGGCAAGGCAGTGACCTCCACAGATGTGGACATTGTGTTCAGCAAAGTGAA GGCCAAGAATGCCAGAACCATCAACTTCCAACAGTTTAAAGAGGCAATGAAGGAGCTGGGCCAAAAGCTCTTCAAGGGGAAGAACCCAGATGAGGCTCTGGAAGATGTTTTTAAACTCATGGAAGGCAAGGACCCTGCCACCACCGGTGTTACT AAAGCAACGACGGTGGGTGGAGTAGACCGGTTGACGGACACCA GTCCTGCTTTTAGCAAAGTGGGAAGGAAAGAACCATCTTTTTTTATGAAGAACAAAGTGTTTACCTTTGATCAAGGGTTCGCCAGTGTCTCATCCTACTCATAA